One genomic segment of Drosophila willistoni isolate 14030-0811.24 chromosome 2R unlocalized genomic scaffold, UCI_dwil_1.1 Seg200, whole genome shotgun sequence includes these proteins:
- the LOC6643460 gene encoding heterogeneous nuclear ribonucleoprotein A1 has product MKFLLIVLLAWIALASAQFGFGGFGGDQQQQQQQEGFGGGGFGGFGGFGGGFEQQQQQQQEGFGGGFGGGFEQQQQQQEGFFS; this is encoded by the exons ATGAAGTTTTTG TTGATTGTCCTTTTGGCTTGGATCGCCTTGGCTTCGGCCCAGTTTGGTTTTGGTGGTTTTGGCGGtgatcagcaacaacaacaacaacaagaaggaTTTGGTGGCGGTGGTTTTGGTGGCTTTGGTGGCTTTGGTGGCGGCTttgagcagcaacaacagcagcaacaagagGGCTTTGGTGGAGGTTTTGGTGGCGGTTttgagcagcaacaacaacagcaggaaGGTTTCTTTTCCTGA
- the LOC111518783 gene encoding heterogeneous nuclear ribonucleoprotein A1-like — protein MKFLLVVFVALFALASAQFGYGGFGGGFGGGFGEQQQQQQQGGFGGFGGFEQQQQQQEGFGGFGGFGGQQQQQQEYFG, from the exons atgaaattccTG TTGGTTGTATTCGTTGCGCTATTTGCATTGGCTTCAGCCCAATTCGGTTATGGTGGATTTGGTGGTGGATTCGGTGGTGGATTCGgtgagcaacaacaacaacaacaacagggaGGATTTGGAGGCTTTGGTGGCTtcgagcaacaacaacaacaacaggaagGATTTGGCGGCTTTGGTGGCTTTGgtggacaacagcagcagcaacaggaaTACTTTGGATAa
- the LOC6643462 gene encoding prunin 1 Pru du 6.0101: MKFLTIVVIFVASLSLAMAQFGLFGEVIRDLEGGFQQQQQQQQSGGGQQQQQQEEGVVFRGPFGGSVEFFDGQQQEQQGGGFGGQQQQQQQQGGFGFFR; this comes from the exons atgaaatttctg ACAATTGTAGTTATTTTTGTGGCCTCATTGTCCCTGGCAATGGCTCAATTTGGACTATTTGGTGAAGTCATTCGTGATCTAGAAGGTGGCttccaacagcaacaacagcaacaacaaagtggtggtggccaacagcagcagcaacaggagGAAGGTGTTGTTTTTCGTGGTCCTTTTGGCGGTAGCGTTGAGTTCTTTGACggacaacaacaagaacagcaAGGCGGTGGCTTTGGCggtcaacaacagcaacagcaacagcaaggAGGCTTTGGATTCTTCAGATGA
- the LOC26528817 gene encoding uncharacterized protein LOC26528817 — MVRLIPFEELFCMLGDSYGIVADSCRNQDDFFNFMETSRWRSIRRKTYNCMNCKEACYPVYYWVLLVLSLYGTVQSVGAFLSEMYLSATETTDTWYKNKFHALPLYILIRLRVMVRFTAAYCWILLLYAVIYVSPFYMKPWIVVHVVVFTLRLIMHILEAIIGRLRQKVLHLLVSKALHIFIIALVFQAMFTFHAALKKNSREKLMLSNEYINLL, encoded by the exons atGGTACGTTTAATACCATTTGAAGAGTTATTTTGTATGCTCGGCGATTCGTATGGTATAGTGGCAGATTCGTGTAGAAATCAGGATGATTTCTTTAACTTTATGGAAACTTCACGCTGGCGTTCGATCAGACGCAAAACGTACAATTGCATGAACTGCAAGGAAGCCTGCTATCCCGTTTACTATTGGGTGCTGTTGGTTTTGAGTCTTTATGGAACG GTACAAAGTGTTGGTGCATTTTTAAGCGAAATGTATTTAAGCGCTACAGAAACAACAGAcacatggtataaaaataaattccatGCTCTACCTCTATATATTTTGATACGTCTGCGGGTCATGGTTCGTTTTACCGCCGCTTATTGTTGGATTTTGCTGCTCTATGCAGTGATCTAT GTCTCTCCTTTCTACATGAAACCTTGGATTGTAGTTCATGTAGTAGTTTTTACCTTGCGCCTTATCATGCACATCTTGGAAGCCATTATAGGTCGTTTGAGGCAGAAGGTGCTTCATTTATTAGTTAGCAAGGCTCTGCATATTTTTATCATTGCTCTTGTATTTCAAGCCATGTTCACATTTCATGCAGCCCTCAAGAAGAATAGTCGAGAAAAGTTAATGCTTTCCAATGAATACATAAACTTGCTATAA
- the LOC6643463 gene encoding uncharacterized protein LOC6643463, producing MQLLAYLMMANAMLTIECSPLKSTLLRTHRNINTEYKENEAELCNPIHAESCANQQAKWSNVETYYSSKFKMLNSRRFYYRTKRKTQRLIKRNISAWFDKESQEEYPLRIHMFFNPYATFGERSLIFLTMPHLGNNSFILNITVNTRDYLIDVKVTNPNVKPNGWRYTQKLDSLLRKNGIRVPSVPYIKCYFYRTYATYFNTKTRVVTVMLTCPQHRDQLLAPKCQGKVLVRLTRTMSCEPKMSLRFCKDPERPVEIAPNSHLVFMAEVTSKCMDLNYRYVNWSIYDITNKQLLGRVSNTKNLVLKLLPYKLHFVHGMKTNRDLVLRVHTHILGSLVGARCYLRYLPPLVEPIIVGNNKRLVNVRDKIVFNGLLSRDRSKPKNYGIAGQLEWDCESADDPNNAFCHHKMSNNHLLTIPAGTLRIGSQYDYKLTMISALDRNVRNTTQQSVRGVDHETFTPHIHCCRNCELGMFARNNSINLMAICDDCQGFMPRFEWWVSIGGEAHKLLSKLNHLVAYHDVDYLAIKLKMFQPNGLMSETERILKQNTGPKDGQCTIYPQKGIEAKTIFTIDCRGYQTDYPPLVYRYMIDIGVIDSNVPYERYQLPLPATDALYISICDALDMCNEFHVHVHVQPLNVQPASMFRANERLKTDHQLRGLLINVPDMLSQGQWNRAFVRSLVSAKHIKSSYDGTLVYSYLVNEEMITSVQLEQMSVLAVNMLSHLTPVNYRGAALMATVFAKLSDIFKITIVDLDWLHQDGYSSMTAMYVFFLSILSTASERHPRAMCRVEEELCFRAQKRRHEDTLPYDQLTALRINYWLKCTWNLYKCVYYLGFLASKRHFPHDDTFVVRKGGISYQVNVTGVDSNVHDLTIETIDFQQHITLSKNLLNELKDTLQHNTLLFQIISQNTNHNMFWWYPETLPSVSHVLIVHAFSPEKYLRSGEEFFIQNPLVYSMNTSEATNYTDFFDWMINGSITSDAHIHYYKVTLQEKNLLSVRIVNCSDKMRIALNLQYKPKIREMQRTACKITPAMQGKRIWMLNFCKKQAPAFVSIISGREFQSLAKPKSRLHYDKRSKTNKRILQKRLVPLKYSIILETFQCSYWKNSTLNPGWSTDYCLTDFENTSIKCTCDILGPLSTRIFPIAAKRHLDVIVIPVLEPNWFMFLIFLILFVILFSVLATYMRGIVAYQRHSMLQCNVQKEKVITEDLQLTLNGELLVMVVTGGQTFGGTTSNVTLYFKSVGRDQVTYHIQQDPMRPRLTRNSTIKLTLDRGPIVLPTRLAFGIDRSGRYPSWYCRSVTIVDLERHVQQFFVVNRWIERGTTRFLRSPYYTHGRKRKPPFTWCQRFCYYLEELFINWYMVKPILGPWLTSTNPYALNRFERSCVFLCKLSITIALANISFGRSAKRIIMDDLHVERIHQLDYRVVFFLAVYSYILCWFVHLFFEVIVIRCLVKRH from the exons ATGCAATTACTCGCTTACCTCATGATGGCAAACGCAATGTTAACTATAGAATGTTCACCATTAAAATCAACGCTACTCAGAACGCATCGAAATATAAATACTGAATATAAGGAAAACGAGGCCGAGTTATGTAATCCCATCCATGCTGAAAGTTGTGCGAATCAACAAGCCAAATGGTCTAATGTGGAAACGTATTACTcaagtaaatttaaaatgcTCAATAGCAGGAGATTTTACTATAGAACCAAACGAAAAACTCAACGTTTAATTAAGAGAAATATATCTGCTTGGTTTGACAAAGAGTCACAAGAAGAGTATCCTCTACGAATTCATATGTTTTTTAATCCGTATGCGACATTTGGTGAACGTTCTCTCATATTTCTAACCATGCCCCATTTGGGTAATAATTCATTCATTCTGAATATCACTGTTAATACGAGAGATTATCTGATAGATGTTAAAGTGACTAATCCCAATGTTAAACCAAATGGTTGGCGatacacacaaaaattggATTCTCTATTGCGTAAAAATGGCATTCGAGTGCCAAGTGTTCCGTAtataaaatgttatttttatcGGACATATGCCACatattttaatacaaaaactcGTGTGGTTACTGTCATGTTGACATGCCCCCAACATAGAGATCAATTGTTGGCACCCAAATGTCAAGGTAAAGTGCTAGTACGTTTAACTCGCACCATGTCCTGTGAACCCAAAATGAGTTTACGCTTTTGCAAGGATCCCGAGAGACCGGTGGAAATTGCACCTAATAGTCATCTAGTCTTTATGGCTGAAGTCACTTCAAAATGCATGGATCTTAATTATCGTTACGTCAATTGGAGTATCTATGATATAACTAATAAGC AGCTGCTGGGTCGTGTGAGTAATACTAAGAATCTTGTATTGAAACTATTGCCATATAAATTGCATTTCGTTCATGGTATGAAAACTAATCGAGATTTAGTGCTTCGGGTTCATACTCATATACTTGGCTCACTAGTTGGTGCTCGT TGCTATTTGCGTTATCTTCCACCTTTGGTTGAACCAATTATTGTGGGCAACAATAAACGTTTGGTAAATGTTCGTGATAAAATTGTGTTTAATGGTTTATTAAGTAGAGATCGTTCTAAGCCCAAAAACTATGGAATAGCTGGACAATTGGAATGGGATTGTGAGAGTGCAGATGATCCCAATAATGCATTTTGCCATCATAAAATGTCAAACA ATCACCTACTGACCATTCCAGCCGGAACATTACGAATTGGATCGCAATATGACTACAAGCTAACCATGATATCCGCCTTGGATAGAAATGTCCGGAATACAACTCAACAGTCGGTTAGAGGTGTAGATCACGAAACCTTCACTCCTCACATACATTGCTGTCGCAATTGTGAGTTGGGAATGTTTGCCCGGAATAATAGTATAAATTTAATGGCAATCTGTGACGACTGTCAGGGATTTATGCCACGATTTGAATGGTGGGTATCTATTGGTGGAGAGGCGCATAAACTGCTATCAAAACTAAACCATTTGGTGGCGTATCATGATGTGGATTATTtggcaattaaattaaaaatgtttcaacCAAATGGCTTGATGAGCGAAACGGAGCGAATATTGAAACAGAATACTGGGCCAAAGGATGGACAGTGTACGATTTATCCACAAAAGGGTATTGAAGCAAAGACAATCTTTACAATCGATTGCAGGGGCTATCAGACAGATTATCCACCTCTGGTGTATAGATATATGATCGATATAGGAGTAATTGATTCAAATGTACCCTATGAACGGTATCAACTGCCTTTGCCTGCCACCGATGCTCTATATATCTCGATATGTGATGCCCTGGATATGTGCAATGAATTTCATGTGCATGTTCATGTTCAACCTTTGAATGTCCAACCAGCCAGCATGTTTAGAGCCAATGAGAGATTAAAGACTGATCATCAATTGCGAGGTCTTTTGATCAATGTGCCTGATATGCTATCGCAGGGCCAATGGAATCGGGCATTTGTTCGATCTCTGGTCTCTGCGAAGCATATAAAGTCATCGTATGATGGTACATTGGTCTATTCCTACCTGGTCAATGAGGAGATGATAACCAGCGTGCAGCTGGAACAGATGAGTGTATTGGCCGTTAATATGTTGAGCCATCTAACACCCGTTAATTATCGTGGCGCCGCTCTTATGGCCACTGTATTTGCCAAACTAAGCGACATTTTTAAGATAACCATTGTGGATCTAGATTGGTTGCATCAAGATGGTTATAGTTCAATGACAGCCATGTATGTCTTTTTCTTGTCCATATTGAGTACTGCTTCGGAACGGCATCCACGTGCCATGTGTCGTGTTGAAGAAGAACTTTGCTTTAGGGCGCAAAAGCGAAGACATGAAGATACATTGCCATATGATCAATTAACCGCATTGCGAATCAATTATTGGCTCAAATGCACGTGGAATCTATATAAATGTGTTTACTATTTGGGTTTCTTGGCCAGTAAAAGACACTTTCCCCACGATGATACATTCGTCGTACGTAAAGGTGGCATTTCCTATCAG GTGAATGTAACCGGGGTAGACTCAAACGTTCACGATCTAACCATTGAGACTATCGATTTCCAACAACACATTACTCTATCAAAAAATCTTTTGAATGAACTCAAAGATACTTTACAGCATAATACGCTGCTCTTTCAAATCATTTCCCAAAATACGAATCACAATATGTTTTGGTGGTATCCGGAAACTTTACCGTCTGTGTCACATGTTCTTATCGTACACGCTTTCAGTCCGGAAAAATATTTACGATCCGGTGAGGaattttttattcaaaatcCTTTGGTCTACTCGATGAATACAAGCGAAGCTACCAATTATACAGATTTTTTTGATTGGATGATCAATGGAAGTATAACAAGTGATGCTCATATACATTATTATAAAGTCACTCTGCAAGAGAAGAACTTGTTGTCTGTGCGTATTGTAAATTGCTCAGATAAAATGAGAATCGCTTTAAATTTGCAATATAAGCCAAAGATTAGAGAAATGCAACGAACTGCTTGCAAAATAACTCCTGCAATGCAGGGTAAACGTATATGGATGttgaatttttgtaaaaaacaAGCTCCAGCCTTTGTGTCGATAATTAGTGGTAGAGAATTTCAATCGTTAGCAAAGCCTAAAAGCAGATTGCATTATGACAAGCGATCGAAAACGAATAAACGTATTTTGCAAAAACGTTTAGTACCCTTGAAATATTCCATTATATTGGAAACATTTCAATGTAGTTATTGGAAAAACAGTACTCTTAATCCTGGCTGGAGTACAGATTATTGTTTAACCGATTTCGAGAATACATCGATAAAGTGTACGTGCGATATTTTGGGACCGCTGTCGACGCGCATATTCCCCATTGCTGCAAAAAGGCATCTGGATGTTATAGTGATTCCCGTTCTAGAGCCCAATTGGTTTATGTTTTTGatatttcttatattatttgtaaTACTATTTTCAGTCCTGGCTACCTATATGAGGGGCATAGTAGCGTATCAACGGCACAGCATGTTGCAATGTAATGTCCAGAAGGAAAaagttattacagaagatcTACAATTGACATTAAATGGGGAGTTGCTCGTCATGGTTGTAACGGGCGGTCAAACTTTTGGTGGCACCACCTCGAATGTAACTCTATATTTCAAGTCGGTGGGACGTGATCAGGTGACATATCACATACAGCAGGATCCGATGCGTCCACGACTGACACGTAATTCCACAATTAAACTAACGCTAGATCGAGGTCCCATAGTTTTGCCTACTCGTTTGGCATTTGGCATAGATCGCAGCGGCCGTTATCCCTCATGGTATTGCCGTTCTGTGACCATAGTCGATCTAGAGCGGCATGTACAACAATTTTTCGTTGTCAATCGTTGGATAGAACGCGGAACTACAAGATTTCTGCGTTCGCCCTATTATACTCATGGCCGTAAGAGAAAACCACCGTTTACATGGTGTCAGCGTTTTTGTTATTATCTGGAAGAGCTATTTATTAACTGGTATATGGTGAAACCAATTCTGGGACCTTGGTTAACTAGCACAAATCCCTATGCCTTGAATCGTTTCGAACGTTCATGCGTTTTTCTATGTAAACTATCAATAACCATTGCCTTGGCAAACATATCATTTGGTCGCAGTGCAAAAAGGATTATCATGGATGATCTCCATGTTGAGCGTATACATCAACTCGATTATagagttgttttttttctggcCGTCTATTCCTATATCCTATGTTGGTTTGTGCATTTATTTTTCGAAGTCATTGTCATAAGGTGTTTGGTAAAACGTCACTAA